From the Hyphomicrobium sp. ghe19 genome, one window contains:
- a CDS encoding glycosyltransferase family 4 protein, protein MWEILRSAVMMSGAGPVLEDMAWDRMSHSFDALVAHRYVPQTKSIHAFEYTALASFQRAKKEGVSRVLHLPSLDSKQFEEIQQREKSEWPELVCKHDSYFDGKFERRYERRRQEIALADVMIANSSLTARSHIRAGTDPSRMFVVPLAAPAPIAEVRADLKYRTRPLEVIWAGQFSLGKGAHYLFKAWQLLNAGPAARLNVYGRFGLPARLRATEREDIFFHGSVTRPELFEAYEASDVLVFPTLSDGFGMVVAEALARGLPVIVSDQAGAADLVTADNGLIIPAADSQALADSLRWCLDNRDRLFEMRFHALETARRRQWSDFRRELIAMLEKGLCRASYPLAPTGPA, encoded by the coding sequence ATGTGGGAGATCCTCCGCAGCGCGGTGATGATGTCGGGAGCTGGTCCGGTCCTCGAAGACATGGCCTGGGATCGCATGAGCCATAGCTTCGATGCGCTGGTCGCCCATCGATACGTTCCGCAGACGAAATCAATTCACGCATTCGAGTACACGGCGTTGGCTAGTTTTCAGCGAGCAAAGAAGGAAGGGGTTTCCAGAGTGCTCCATCTTCCCTCGCTCGATAGCAAGCAGTTCGAGGAAATCCAGCAGCGCGAGAAGAGCGAGTGGCCAGAACTTGTTTGCAAGCACGATTCCTATTTCGACGGGAAATTCGAGCGTCGCTACGAAAGGCGCCGTCAAGAGATCGCTCTCGCCGATGTCATGATCGCCAATTCGTCGCTCACCGCTCGATCTCATATTAGGGCTGGCACCGATCCGTCCAGGATGTTTGTCGTGCCACTCGCCGCCCCGGCGCCGATTGCTGAGGTCCGGGCAGATCTCAAATATCGGACGCGGCCTCTCGAAGTAATCTGGGCGGGACAATTCAGTCTGGGGAAAGGGGCGCACTATCTTTTCAAAGCGTGGCAACTGTTGAATGCCGGACCCGCGGCGCGCCTGAATGTCTACGGCCGCTTCGGTCTTCCGGCGCGTCTTCGCGCCACGGAACGGGAAGACATTTTCTTCCACGGCTCTGTGACCAGACCTGAGCTTTTTGAGGCGTACGAGGCCAGCGACGTTCTGGTGTTTCCTACCCTCTCTGACGGTTTCGGGATGGTCGTCGCCGAGGCATTGGCCCGCGGGCTGCCAGTCATCGTCAGCGATCAAGCGGGTGCCGCTGACCTGGTGACGGCTGACAACGGCCTCATCATCCCCGCAGCTGACTCGCAAGCTTTGGCGGATTCCCTTCGCTGGTGTCTCGATAATCGCGATCGGCTCTTCGAGATGCGCTTTCACGCGCTGGAAACGGCGCGCCGCAGGCAGTGGTCGGATTTCCGTCGTGAACTGATCGCTATGCTTGAGAAAGGGCTGTGTCGCGCCAGTTATCCTCTAGCGCCGACGGGCCCGGCTTGA
- a CDS encoding glycosyltransferase, which translates to MSRSASAHVCIVTPGQIGSNPRVVKEADALHRAGFRITVVATQTLAQVEPRDRSLMRRISWHLERIDLRSKWRWWLRRGIQVSLRHAHISTGIGWLADVSYSAFTPPLLLAAMRTRAELYIAHYPAALPAAAAAARRHGALYAYDAEDFHLGDWPDDPAYALEKQLVRSIEARYLPGCAYVTAASPGIADAYCKAFDIDRPRVILNVFPLSQSPPAPMPRGTAEQGPSVYWFSQTIGPGRGLECAIRAVGLARTRPHLYLRGTPAADYEEYLKKVAVDAGAASLIHILPPDDPEKMECLAAAYDIGLVAETGHSKSRQLCLTNKLFSYLLAGVPPLMSDTAAHRKFAEETFMTDFIYPIDDAHALACLLDRVLGDPNRLAVARADAWRLGQNRYNWERERGGLVEAVNRVISAAGRSCSVANARRSVEL; encoded by the coding sequence TTGAGTCGATCGGCATCTGCGCATGTATGTATCGTCACGCCCGGCCAGATCGGCTCCAATCCGCGTGTTGTCAAGGAAGCTGATGCGCTCCATCGGGCTGGCTTTCGAATTACGGTTGTCGCGACCCAGACACTTGCTCAAGTTGAACCGCGCGACCGCTCTTTGATGCGCCGCATATCCTGGCATCTTGAAAGGATCGATTTGCGGTCGAAGTGGCGTTGGTGGTTGCGAAGGGGCATCCAGGTCTCGCTCCGTCATGCTCATATCAGTACGGGCATTGGGTGGCTCGCGGATGTGAGCTACAGCGCCTTCACTCCGCCCTTGCTTCTTGCAGCGATGCGCACTCGGGCGGAACTCTATATCGCGCACTATCCCGCAGCACTCCCCGCCGCCGCCGCTGCAGCCCGCCGTCACGGTGCGCTCTATGCCTATGATGCCGAGGACTTTCACCTCGGCGATTGGCCGGATGATCCAGCATATGCCCTGGAGAAGCAGTTGGTTCGCAGCATTGAGGCCCGGTACCTGCCGGGGTGTGCGTATGTCACGGCAGCTTCGCCGGGCATCGCCGACGCCTATTGCAAAGCCTTTGATATCGATCGGCCCAGAGTAATCCTTAATGTGTTCCCGTTGAGCCAGTCGCCGCCGGCGCCGATGCCGAGGGGAACAGCAGAGCAAGGCCCGTCAGTTTATTGGTTCTCTCAGACGATCGGACCGGGGCGCGGACTGGAGTGCGCAATCCGCGCAGTTGGATTGGCGCGGACGCGTCCGCATCTCTATCTCCGTGGTACGCCCGCTGCAGACTATGAGGAATACTTGAAGAAAGTTGCTGTTGATGCCGGAGCCGCGAGCCTGATTCATATCCTCCCCCCAGACGATCCCGAAAAAATGGAGTGTCTGGCCGCTGCCTACGACATAGGCCTCGTTGCTGAAACGGGCCACAGTAAAAGCCGTCAACTCTGCCTGACAAACAAACTCTTTTCGTATCTGCTTGCGGGAGTGCCTCCTCTGATGTCTGACACGGCCGCGCATCGGAAATTTGCGGAGGAAACTTTTATGACTGACTTCATTTATCCGATTGACGACGCGCACGCACTCGCGTGTCTCCTCGACCGGGTGCTCGGCGACCCAAATCGTCTCGCTGTAGCGCGCGCAGATGCATGGCGGCTAGGGCAGAACCGATACAACTGGGAGAGAGAGCGAGGAGGTCTGGTCGAAGCGGTAAATCGGGTGATCTCCGCGGCAGGACGATCCTGTAGCGTGGCGAATGCCCGGCGGAGTGTCGAGCTGTGA
- a CDS encoding glycosyltransferase, with protein MRIALTVDPELPVPPILYGGIERIVDMLALGLVKRGHEVTVFAHPESKTGGSLIAWPGQSSRSNLDTLLNAAVLARGIAARKCEIVHSFSRVAYMALILPLTIPKLMTYQREISARSVRLGHSLSRGSLEFSGISRWMARDVKHLARWHLVPNGVPIDVYDFASAVAPDAPFVFLGRIEAIKGPHLAIELARRAGRRLILAGNIPDEHRAWFATHIAGHIDGDQVIYVGPVNDRQKSELLGKAAALLMPILWDEPFGIVMAEAMACGTPVLGLRRGAVPEVVEDGVTGFVVDTFDELVIAAGRIEQIARSACRDRVKTFYSEPAVLDGYLEIYTEMIARRDGRMTT; from the coding sequence ATGCGGATCGCTCTAACTGTTGATCCTGAACTGCCCGTTCCCCCTATTCTCTACGGGGGCATCGAACGCATCGTAGACATGCTTGCCCTTGGTCTCGTCAAACGTGGCCATGAGGTCACGGTGTTTGCGCACCCTGAATCTAAAACAGGCGGAAGTCTGATTGCTTGGCCTGGACAGTCCAGTCGAAGCAATTTGGACACGCTGCTAAATGCTGCGGTTCTTGCAAGGGGCATCGCCGCGCGGAAGTGCGAGATTGTTCACAGTTTCTCCCGCGTTGCCTATATGGCGCTTATTCTTCCTCTGACCATTCCAAAGCTGATGACTTACCAGCGCGAAATTTCCGCGAGGAGTGTACGGCTTGGACACAGCCTTTCTCGGGGTTCGCTGGAGTTCTCAGGCATCAGCCGTTGGATGGCGAGGGACGTCAAGCATCTTGCCCGCTGGCATCTCGTACCGAACGGGGTTCCAATTGATGTGTACGACTTTGCCTCAGCGGTCGCCCCCGATGCGCCATTCGTCTTCCTTGGTCGGATCGAAGCGATCAAGGGTCCGCATCTCGCGATCGAACTTGCGCGCCGAGCTGGTCGAAGGCTGATCTTAGCCGGGAATATTCCGGACGAGCATCGTGCGTGGTTTGCGACGCATATTGCCGGGCATATCGATGGCGATCAGGTCATTTACGTTGGACCCGTAAACGATCGGCAAAAAAGCGAGCTGTTGGGGAAGGCCGCAGCTCTGCTGATGCCCATTTTGTGGGACGAGCCATTTGGGATAGTAATGGCCGAGGCTATGGCCTGCGGTACGCCGGTACTCGGCCTTCGCCGCGGAGCCGTGCCGGAGGTCGTCGAGGACGGTGTGACGGGCTTCGTCGTCGACACGTTCGACGAATTGGTTATTGCAGCTGGCCGCATCGAGCAGATTGCGCGATCCGCCTGCCGCGATCGGGTCAAGACATTCTACAGCGAACCGGCGGTGCTGGATGGCTACCTCGAGATCTACACGGAGATGATAGCGCGCCGTGATGGTCGGATGACGACCTAA